One segment of Rhodothermus bifroesti DNA contains the following:
- a CDS encoding protein-S-isoprenylcysteine O-methyltransferase — protein sequence MKSALTVVYFSGILAQLIIRAPYAARARKLKKVRKQTTASEQLVLGVLTLGGLVLPVIYALTDWLAFADYPFPASVTTVLGVVGVLILTAGLWLFWRAHHDLGVYWSPSLELSAGHRLVTEGIYASIRHPMYASQFLFGLSQAFLVQNWIAGLGGLLAFLLLYCVRVPKEENMMLEQFGDQYHEYCTRTGRILPRFRREPKWPAKDT from the coding sequence ATGAAGTCTGCACTCACTGTAGTTTACTTCAGCGGGATTCTCGCGCAGTTGATCATCCGGGCTCCCTATGCGGCGCGTGCCCGTAAGCTTAAGAAGGTCCGAAAGCAAACCACCGCCTCCGAGCAGCTCGTCCTCGGGGTTCTGACTCTTGGTGGGCTGGTCTTGCCAGTCATTTACGCACTAACTGACTGGCTGGCTTTCGCGGACTACCCCTTCCCGGCCTCCGTCACGACAGTCCTCGGAGTCGTGGGTGTCCTCATCCTCACGGCCGGGCTATGGCTCTTCTGGCGAGCACACCATGACCTCGGTGTGTATTGGTCACCCTCTTTGGAGCTCAGTGCTGGCCATCGACTTGTCACAGAGGGTATCTACGCGTCGATCCGCCATCCCATGTACGCTTCCCAGTTCCTCTTTGGCTTGTCCCAAGCATTCCTTGTGCAGAACTGGATCGCAGGACTCGGCGGCCTCCTTGCATTCTTGCTTCTCTACTGTGTTAGAGTCCCAAAGGAGGAGAACATGATGCTCGAGCAGTTTGGCGACCAGTATCATGAGTACTGCACACGAACCGGTCGTATCCTCCCACGCTTCCGCCGAGAGCCCAAATGGCCAGCCAAAGACACCTAA
- a CDS encoding mercuric transporter MerT family protein, which translates to MNGAKITTIGAVVAAIGASLCCIGPAVVALIGVGSIGAFAAFEPFRPYLIGLTAILLGFAFWWTYRKREVQCEDGTCKVQRASKWNKRAVWLANFLATGAIAFPYLPSNAPTAAALPTARVEFRIKGMDCPACAIGLEATLSRREGVRQATVDYERGWATVDYDPQKVTPERLLAVIADAGFEGVMIQKTENQKPVHGN; encoded by the coding sequence ATGAACGGGGCAAAGATCACAACCATCGGTGCTGTTGTCGCTGCCATCGGTGCATCGCTCTGCTGCATTGGCCCTGCGGTGGTTGCCCTCATTGGCGTAGGCAGCATCGGCGCGTTTGCCGCCTTCGAACCCTTCCGCCCCTACCTCATCGGGCTCACAGCTATCCTACTGGGCTTTGCCTTCTGGTGGACGTATCGAAAGCGCGAAGTGCAATGCGAAGACGGCACTTGTAAGGTCCAAAGGGCCAGCAAATGGAATAAGCGAGCGGTATGGCTAGCCAACTTCCTGGCGACAGGGGCCATAGCCTTCCCGTATCTGCCCTCCAATGCACCGACCGCTGCTGCGCTCCCCACAGCGCGGGTTGAGTTCCGCATCAAAGGGATGGATTGCCCAGCGTGCGCGATAGGCCTCGAGGCCACGCTTTCCCGGCGCGAAGGAGTTCGCCAGGCCACGGTGGACTACGAGCGCGGCTGGGCAACTGTCGACTATGATCCGCAGAAAGTGACGCCAGAACGTCTCCTGGCGGTCATTGCCGACGCTGGCTTTGAAGGGGTGATGATCCAAAAAACCGAGAACCAAAAGCCTGTCCATGGAAACTAA
- a CDS encoding Lrp/AsnC ligand binding domain-containing protein codes for MKIWAYVFITTRQPKKVLRAVRQLPGVIHADALFGSPDVVAIVEGEDVAQMDAVIDKIAEVPDVAGTDSKVARWLDGQGPPRTSLPPA; via the coding sequence ATGAAGATCTGGGCTTACGTCTTTATCACTACGCGGCAGCCCAAGAAGGTTCTCCGCGCCGTTCGGCAGCTTCCAGGGGTGATCCATGCGGATGCGCTCTTCGGTTCTCCGGATGTCGTTGCGATCGTGGAAGGGGAGGATGTGGCGCAGATGGATGCCGTGATCGACAAGATTGCGGAAGTGCCGGACGTGGCCGGAACCGACTCCAAGGTTGCGCGGTGGCTTGATGGCCAAGGCCCACCGCGTACGAGCCTTCCGCCGGCTTAA
- a CDS encoding ABC transporter ATP-binding protein — protein MRAAIETNNLTKRYGDVIAVDGLSLRVAPGEIYAFLGLNGAGKTTTIRMLLGLVKPTAGEVWVLGERIRIGSRKPWDSVGYLVETAAAYPELSVRENLEAMRRLRPGIEPKAVERVIELLGLTAYADRRAGTLSLGNRQRLGLAKALLHNPKLLILDEPANGLDPAGIVEIRELLLTLVREQGVTVFMSSHILAEVSRLAHRIGIIHQGRLIQELDAAELERNRRRRLLVRTRDCKAALAVLVGAGFSATLMPNNVIEVKDGIALERPDDVATLLVNAGHAPTMLNVEEEDLEDYFLRLVGVDSRQPNQEYYE, from the coding sequence ATGCGTGCAGCCATCGAGACCAACAACCTGACGAAACGATACGGTGATGTAATCGCCGTAGACGGATTATCCTTGCGTGTTGCTCCGGGTGAAATTTATGCGTTCCTTGGTCTAAATGGCGCAGGCAAGACAACGACCATTCGTATGTTGCTTGGATTGGTCAAACCCACTGCTGGCGAAGTGTGGGTGTTGGGAGAAAGAATTCGAATTGGCAGCAGGAAGCCATGGGATTCCGTCGGCTATTTGGTTGAGACAGCAGCTGCATATCCAGAGCTTTCTGTACGCGAAAACCTGGAAGCGATGCGTCGTCTCCGTCCTGGTATTGAGCCGAAGGCTGTTGAGCGGGTCATTGAGCTTTTAGGTTTGACTGCCTATGCTGACCGGCGCGCTGGCACACTATCGCTCGGCAATCGGCAGCGTCTAGGGCTTGCCAAGGCACTATTGCACAATCCCAAACTACTCATCCTGGACGAACCAGCCAATGGACTGGATCCGGCGGGAATTGTTGAAATACGGGAACTGTTGCTTACACTCGTGCGAGAGCAGGGGGTTACTGTTTTCATGTCAAGCCACATTCTCGCGGAAGTATCGCGGCTAGCGCATCGGATTGGCATTATTCATCAAGGTCGTTTGATTCAGGAACTTGATGCGGCTGAATTGGAGCGCAACCGGCGGCGACGGCTGCTGGTTCGAACGCGTGATTGTAAAGCGGCGCTCGCCGTACTTGTTGGCGCAGGATTTTCGGCAACACTTATGCCCAACAACGTAATTGAGGTGAAAGACGGTATTGCACTTGAGCGGCCAGATGACGTAGCAACGTTATTGGTCAATGCAGGGCACGCACCGACGATGCTCAACGTCGAAGAAGAAGATCTGGAAGATTATTTTTTGCGACTCGTCGGTGTGGACAGTCGGCAGCCAAATCAAGAGTACTATGAGTAA
- a CDS encoding SAM-dependent methyltransferase, producing MTYEHSVQAHYRAVGLLDRIVAGLREAGKDPSAPTVDDLAPADEFHSAGRHATKDLAALAALKPGSRVLDVGSGLGGPARFLAATYGCDVTGIDLMPEFCIVATELSRLTRLAERTRFRQGNALALPFDEGMFDCVWTIQVQMNIAEKRQFYGEIARVLRAGGQFVFQDICAGNGQPLEFPVPWASEADQSHLIPPEDLRMLLGTLGLKEHTFRDVSATVLAWEDANRPPAGTLPPLGMHLVLGERHAEKRGNSSRALRDGRIVYVQGVFLKPA from the coding sequence ATGACTTATGAACATTCCGTTCAAGCTCACTACCGTGCTGTGGGATTGCTCGATCGCATCGTCGCTGGTTTGCGCGAGGCGGGCAAGGACCCTAGCGCACCGACGGTGGATGATCTCGCGCCGGCCGATGAGTTTCACTCGGCCGGGCGCCATGCTACGAAGGACCTCGCCGCGCTCGCCGCCCTCAAGCCCGGATCACGAGTGCTTGACGTGGGCAGCGGCTTGGGTGGCCCGGCACGGTTTCTCGCCGCGACGTACGGCTGTGATGTCACCGGTATTGATCTCATGCCCGAGTTTTGTATCGTGGCCACCGAGCTTTCCCGACTCACGCGCCTAGCGGAGCGGACCCGATTTCGGCAAGGAAATGCGTTGGCGCTGCCGTTCGATGAAGGCATGTTCGACTGCGTGTGGACGATTCAGGTACAGATGAACATTGCTGAGAAGCGCCAGTTTTACGGCGAAATCGCGCGCGTCCTGCGAGCCGGGGGACAGTTCGTTTTTCAGGACATCTGTGCCGGCAACGGACAGCCGCTTGAGTTTCCCGTACCCTGGGCCAGCGAAGCGGACCAGAGCCACCTGATTCCACCGGAAGATCTGCGGATGCTGCTGGGTACATTAGGCCTGAAGGAACACACATTCCGGGATGTCTCTGCGACTGTACTTGCCTGGGAGGACGCCAACCGACCGCCAGCAGGCACACTGCCTCCGCTTGGCATGCACCTAGTGCTCGGCGAGCGACATGCCGAGAAGCGTGGCAACTCCAGCCGTGCCTTGCGTGACGGGCGGATCGTGTACGTTCAAGGCGTGTTCCTTAAGCCCGCGTGA
- the merA gene encoding mercury(II) reductase, translating into METKHQITLEISGMICNACAQRVQQALQSVPGVEQVRLSSWRSGQASLVVQASVTDDQLLEAVLQASRGTPHAYHAHVRERSPMASQHVSAGSAETTPELLIIGGGSAAFAAAIRARELGATVLLVTSGTLGGTCVNVGCVPSKTLIRAAQRVHAARRGATHSTSALAPLDWQALLQHKEALIAALRTSKYEGVAQTYGIPILHGTASFAGPQTVVVDGTVYRPRKILIATGSAPWAPPIPGLAQSGFLDSTAALSLPSLPASLIVVGAGAIGLELAQLFARLGVAVTVLEVLPRIAPLEEPELSAMLTEALRQEGLAIYTSVAIRRVERKEGAYRVEVEREGRTEVLTAEQLLLATGRRPQTAHLKLEAAGVETGPKGEILVNELLQTTNPKIYAAGDVLGEPMFVYVAAYAGALAAENALTGTNKRYNLSALPRVTFTDPQIASVGLTEAQARAHGHEANTALLHAADIPAALVADAPYGLIKLVADSRTGKLLGAHVLAPEAGEVIQAATIAIRLGLTYKDLADTFHPYLTWAEGLKLAAIAFEKDIRQLSCCAA; encoded by the coding sequence ATGGAAACTAAACATCAGATTACCCTTGAGATTAGCGGGATGATCTGTAATGCCTGCGCACAGCGGGTCCAGCAGGCGCTCCAGTCGGTGCCTGGAGTGGAGCAGGTGAGGCTCTCGAGCTGGCGCTCCGGTCAAGCATCCCTTGTAGTCCAGGCCTCCGTTACCGACGACCAGCTCCTCGAGGCCGTCTTGCAAGCCAGCCGCGGCACGCCCCACGCCTACCACGCGCATGTACGCGAGCGGTCGCCAATGGCATCTCAGCACGTCAGCGCTGGGAGCGCTGAGACGACCCCTGAGCTCTTGATCATCGGTGGGGGCTCTGCTGCCTTTGCTGCTGCCATCAGAGCACGCGAGCTCGGCGCTACCGTCCTCCTCGTCACATCAGGAACGCTCGGCGGCACCTGCGTTAACGTCGGCTGCGTTCCCTCAAAGACCTTGATCCGAGCGGCGCAGCGCGTGCATGCTGCCAGGCGTGGTGCCACCCATAGCACGTCTGCGCTAGCCCCTCTGGATTGGCAAGCACTCCTCCAGCACAAAGAGGCGCTCATCGCTGCGCTCCGCACGAGCAAATATGAAGGCGTGGCGCAGACGTACGGCATCCCCATCCTTCACGGCACAGCCAGCTTCGCCGGCCCCCAAACTGTTGTTGTGGACGGCACGGTGTACCGGCCCCGCAAAATCCTGATCGCCACGGGTTCAGCGCCGTGGGCTCCTCCGATTCCGGGGTTAGCCCAGAGCGGATTTCTCGATAGCACAGCAGCGCTGAGCCTGCCTTCGCTGCCTGCCTCCCTGATCGTGGTTGGAGCAGGAGCCATTGGCCTTGAGCTGGCGCAGCTGTTTGCGCGGCTTGGCGTTGCCGTCACGGTGCTCGAAGTGCTTCCGCGCATTGCCCCCTTGGAAGAGCCAGAGCTCAGCGCGATGCTGACAGAAGCACTGCGCCAGGAAGGCCTTGCCATCTACACGAGCGTGGCCATCCGTCGGGTAGAAAGAAAGGAAGGCGCCTACCGAGTAGAGGTCGAGCGGGAAGGGCGAACCGAAGTCCTCACGGCCGAGCAGCTGCTGCTTGCCACCGGCCGCAGACCGCAGACAGCCCACCTCAAGCTCGAAGCCGCCGGCGTCGAGACCGGCCCGAAAGGCGAAATCCTCGTCAACGAACTGCTCCAAACCACCAACCCGAAGATCTATGCCGCAGGCGACGTGCTTGGGGAGCCGATGTTCGTGTACGTGGCAGCCTATGCCGGTGCGCTCGCTGCAGAGAATGCGCTCACGGGCACCAACAAGCGGTATAACCTCTCTGCGCTGCCGCGGGTTACCTTTACCGATCCGCAAATTGCCAGCGTCGGCTTGACCGAAGCCCAGGCGCGCGCCCACGGGCACGAGGCAAACACAGCCCTCCTCCACGCAGCGGATATTCCGGCTGCCCTCGTAGCGGATGCGCCCTACGGACTCATCAAGCTGGTGGCCGACAGCCGCACAGGCAAACTCTTGGGCGCACACGTCCTAGCCCCCGAAGCCGGAGAGGTGATCCAAGCAGCCACCATCGCAATCCGCTTGGGATTGACGTACAAGGACCTGGCTGACACCTTCCATCCCTATCTCACCTGGGCCGAAGGTCTCAAGCTGGCCGCCATTGCCTTCGAGAAAGACATCCGCCAGCTCTCCTGCTGCGCAGCGTAG
- a CDS encoding ABC transporter permease translates to MSNITQAIGVELLKARRSKMPLLTALGFSLAPFAGGFFMIVMKDPDLARRMGIISAKAQILAGSADWQTYLGFLAQATAVGGFMVFAFVCSWIFGREYSDHTITDLLALPTSRSTIVLAKFVVFILWSTILVALIYLIGLGVGAAIALPAASAQVFRQGTITIVVTACLTIAVTTPVSFFASTGPGYLPALGAAILAVVLAQVVAAAGWGEYFPWCVPALYAGMAGPQYADLGGISYVIVIVTSLVGLIGTLVWWELADHTY, encoded by the coding sequence ATGAGTAACATCACACAAGCCATTGGGGTAGAACTACTGAAAGCACGCCGTTCCAAGATGCCCTTACTGACTGCTTTGGGTTTCTCGTTGGCTCCATTTGCAGGTGGCTTTTTTATGATTGTCATGAAAGATCCCGACCTGGCCCGCCGTATGGGAATCATTAGTGCAAAAGCCCAGATTCTGGCGGGTTCTGCCGATTGGCAAACCTACCTGGGATTTCTTGCTCAGGCGACTGCGGTCGGCGGCTTTATGGTGTTTGCGTTCGTGTGCAGTTGGATCTTTGGTCGAGAGTATTCAGACCACACGATCACAGACTTGCTTGCGTTGCCCACATCGCGCTCCACCATCGTGCTTGCCAAATTCGTCGTTTTTATCCTGTGGTCAACAATTTTGGTAGCACTCATATACCTCATCGGTCTCGGTGTTGGCGCAGCCATTGCCCTTCCGGCTGCATCAGCACAAGTATTTCGGCAAGGTACAATCACCATAGTGGTTACGGCATGTTTGACGATTGCCGTCACCACCCCTGTATCTTTCTTCGCGAGCACAGGGCCTGGCTATCTGCCGGCGCTGGGCGCGGCGATACTCGCCGTAGTGCTAGCACAAGTGGTCGCCGCAGCAGGATGGGGTGAGTATTTCCCCTGGTGTGTGCCAGCACTATATGCTGGGATGGCCGGTCCACAGTATGCAGATCTTGGAGGGATCAGTTACGTGATTGTGATTGTTACGAGTCTTGTTGGATTGATAGGAACACTTGTCTGGTGGGAGCTGGCAGATCACACATACTAA
- a CDS encoding VOC family protein — protein sequence MTHVAKNTICIWYDREAEEAARFYASIFPDSEVTAVLRAPADYPSGKAGDVLVVHFTVCGIPCIGLNGGPAFPHTEAFSFQIATDTQEETDRYWNAIVGNGGQESECGWCKDRWGVNWQITPRTLTEALAAGGEEAKRAFAAMLTMKKIDHAAIDAAWRG from the coding sequence ATGACACACGTCGCAAAGAACACGATTTGCATTTGGTACGACCGAGAGGCCGAGGAAGCTGCACGATTTTATGCTTCGATCTTTCCCGACAGCGAGGTGACAGCCGTCTTGCGCGCGCCCGCCGACTATCCCTCGGGCAAGGCGGGCGATGTATTGGTCGTCCATTTCACCGTCTGCGGCATCCCCTGCATCGGTCTGAACGGCGGGCCTGCCTTCCCGCACACCGAGGCCTTCTCGTTCCAGATCGCCACCGACACGCAGGAAGAAACCGACCGCTACTGGAATGCGATCGTTGGCAACGGTGGGCAGGAGAGCGAGTGCGGTTGGTGCAAAGACCGCTGGGGTGTGAACTGGCAGATCACCCCGCGCACGCTCACCGAGGCTCTTGCCGCGGGTGGCGAGGAGGCCAAGCGCGCCTTCGCGGCGATGCTGACGATGAAGAAGATCGACCACGCCGCCATCGACGCCGCGTGGCGGGGGTGA
- a CDS encoding ArsR/SmtB family transcription factor: MKESYIEGQRCVGPNFSQAELALIKRNLAAQKGLDTLAEVLSAVGNPQRLKILYLLHAHREMCVCDLAEVLELTDSAVSQHLRRLKDKNLVQARRQGQTIFYTLVPNLVTTKLEELFAMEETKQPYAFIHKEVTS; encoded by the coding sequence ATGAAAGAAAGCTACATTGAAGGTCAGCGCTGTGTTGGGCCCAATTTTTCCCAAGCTGAGCTGGCCCTCATCAAACGAAATCTTGCCGCGCAGAAGGGACTCGATACCTTGGCAGAAGTGCTCAGCGCTGTAGGCAACCCGCAACGCCTCAAAATCCTCTACCTCCTCCATGCCCACCGAGAGATGTGCGTGTGCGACCTGGCAGAGGTCCTCGAGCTAACCGACTCGGCGGTTTCCCAGCACCTGCGCCGGCTCAAGGACAAAAACCTCGTCCAGGCCCGGCGTCAAGGTCAAACTATTTTTTACACTCTTGTGCCCAACCTCGTCACGACAAAGCTCGAGGAGCTGTTTGCCATGGAAGAAACCAAGCAGCCTTATGCTTTTATTCACAAGGAGGTTACCTCATGA
- a CDS encoding SRPBCC family protein, with translation MNPSRSLIAPVTDRVIYVNALLSVPPARAFEYFTRADLLTEWLTAAAEVDPKVSGKYELFWEPTARENNSTIGCRITAIEANQLFAFQWRLPKRFRTFANGPDPLTHMVVVCV, from the coding sequence ATGAACCCCAGCCGTAGTTTGATCGCCCCAGTTACAGACCGCGTGATTTATGTGAACGCGCTTCTCTCTGTCCCGCCAGCACGTGCGTTCGAATACTTCACCAGGGCCGATCTTTTGACCGAATGGCTTACTGCGGCTGCCGAAGTAGATCCGAAGGTCAGTGGAAAATACGAACTGTTCTGGGAGCCAACCGCCCGTGAAAACAACAGCACGATCGGTTGTCGGATCACTGCGATCGAGGCAAACCAGCTTTTTGCATTCCAATGGCGCCTTCCAAAGCGGTTCAGGACCTTCGCCAACGGTCCCGATCCCTTGACGCATATGGTGGTCGTTTGTGTCTGA
- a CDS encoding dihydrofolate reductase family protein has translation MSKVVAIMSMSLDGYVADLNDGVTEVFDWYFNSGDVAFHAGGADPMTFKVSAPSAEHLRALWSELGAVLTGRRTFDKAEGWGGNHAWGPAFVLTHHIPAGWPRPNPNVHFVTDGIESAVKQAKAAAGGKSVGVHGADTIQQLLNAGLLDAIRVDIAALLLGSGVRLFDHLADAPAVLGSPRVIAGIGVTHLRYPVRKAGSNDRAS, from the coding sequence ATGTCAAAGGTGGTCGCAATCATGTCCATGTCGCTTGATGGCTACGTCGCCGACCTCAACGATGGGGTGACCGAAGTGTTCGACTGGTACTTCAACTCTGGGGACGTCGCATTCCACGCCGGAGGGGCAGACCCCATGACGTTCAAGGTCTCCGCACCGAGCGCCGAGCACCTACGCGCTCTCTGGTCAGAGCTTGGCGCCGTGCTCACCGGCCGCCGCACGTTCGACAAAGCCGAAGGCTGGGGTGGCAATCACGCGTGGGGGCCGGCATTCGTGCTTACCCACCATATCCCTGCCGGATGGCCGCGACCCAACCCGAACGTTCACTTCGTGACCGACGGCATCGAAAGTGCCGTAAAGCAAGCGAAAGCTGCTGCCGGCGGGAAGTCCGTAGGAGTCCACGGCGCTGACACCATCCAGCAGCTACTGAACGCTGGCTTGCTCGACGCAATCCGTGTCGATATCGCGGCACTCCTTCTTGGTTCTGGAGTTCGACTCTTTGACCACCTCGCGGACGCGCCAGCCGTCCTGGGCAGTCCGAGGGTTATCGCTGGCATTGGCGTAACCCACCTACGCTACCCAGTGCGCAAGGCGGGGTCAAATGATCGTGCCAGCTAG